A single genomic interval of Nocardioides nitrophenolicus harbors:
- the coaD gene encoding pantetheine-phosphate adenylyltransferase: MTRAVCPGSFDPVTNGHVDIFRRTAGLFDELVVATGTNISKSRLFDPEERLEMLREACADLPNVTVMGFTGLIVDFCREIDAHAIVKGLRGGNDYEYELPMAQMNAHLTGVETIFVPTTASLGYVSSSLVKEVAMLGGDVSALVPPAVQARLTAKIASRQG, translated from the coding sequence ATGACCCGCGCGGTGTGCCCCGGCTCCTTCGACCCGGTCACCAACGGCCACGTCGACATCTTCCGCCGCACCGCCGGGCTCTTCGACGAGCTCGTCGTGGCGACCGGCACCAACATCTCCAAGTCCCGGCTCTTCGACCCCGAGGAGCGGCTCGAGATGCTGCGCGAGGCGTGCGCGGACCTGCCCAACGTGACGGTGATGGGGTTCACCGGCCTGATCGTCGACTTCTGCCGCGAGATCGACGCCCACGCCATCGTCAAGGGCCTGCGCGGCGGCAACGACTACGAGTACGAGCTGCCGATGGCCCAGATGAACGCCCACCTCACCGGCGTGGAGACGATCTTCGTGCCGACCACGGCGAGCCTGGGCTACGTGTCGTCCAGCCTGGTCAAGGAGGTCGCGATGCTGGGCGGCGACGTCTCGGCCCTGGTGCCCCCGGCGGTGCAGGCGCGGCTGACCGCCAAGATCGCCTCGCGGCAGGGCTGA
- a CDS encoding YceD family protein: MLDTRELGRRPGSQRQVSRTVPAPADLGIEVLSVPEGAPVELDLRLEAVMEGVLVTGTASAGLEGECVRCLEPIRDDLTVTFQELFVYDDIRDAEGAEEDDEVSMLQDDLLDLETVLRDAVVLALPFQPLCQDDCPGLCPECGMRLVDEPDHTHEAAIDPRWAALTELKQDPTD, encoded by the coding sequence GTGCTCGACACTCGCGAGCTCGGCCGCCGCCCGGGGTCCCAGCGTCAGGTGTCGCGGACGGTTCCGGCCCCGGCAGATCTGGGCATCGAAGTCCTCTCCGTCCCCGAGGGCGCGCCGGTCGAGCTCGACCTGCGCCTGGAGGCGGTCATGGAAGGCGTGCTCGTCACCGGGACGGCCTCGGCCGGCCTGGAGGGTGAGTGCGTGCGGTGCCTGGAGCCGATCCGTGACGACCTCACGGTGACCTTCCAGGAGCTGTTCGTCTACGACGACATCCGTGACGCCGAGGGAGCAGAAGAGGACGACGAGGTCAGCATGCTTCAGGACGACCTGCTCGACCTGGAGACCGTGCTGCGGGACGCGGTGGTGCTCGCACTACCGTTCCAGCCCTTGTGCCAGGACGACTGTCCCGGGTTGTGCCCCGAGTGCGGGATGCGACTCGTCGACGAGCCGGACCACACGCACGAGGCTGCGATCGACCCGCGGTGGGCGGCGCTGACCGAGCTCAAGCAAGACCCCACGGACTGA
- the rpmB gene encoding 50S ribosomal protein L28, with the protein MAAVCDICDKKPTFGNNRPWSRKITKRRFNPNIQRVRAVVNGTPKRMNVCTGCLKAGKVSR; encoded by the coding sequence ATGGCCGCCGTGTGCGACATCTGCGACAAGAAGCCGACCTTCGGCAACAACCGGCCGTGGTCGCGCAAGATCACCAAGCGCCGCTTCAACCCCAACATCCAGCGGGTGCGCGCCGTCGTCAACGGCACCCCGAAGCGGATGAACGTCTGCACCGGCTGCCTCAAGGCCGGCAAGGTCTCCCGCTGA
- a CDS encoding calcium-binding protein codes for MHTNLRRTAGALALVTGGALWATTVVSGTAYAVDPPLCNGKPATIVGTDGDDVLTGTTGDDVVYLGKGNDKFDGLEGNDTICGGDGNDTIDGGAGDDWIDGGAGDDKITVLEGHDVVFGGDGDDTITSKVPAADISAGAGDDIAYVSFLTSPSILKMNAGDDTIVFDRTSAELRGGKGEDAFLVGTPAPATGEPTPGLNTATTSVLKGGSGVDTFTLAPLTTPVRLDVAAGWATWEGGNKPTLKGFQAYIGGAGNDTLLGSDRPETIRGKAGDDVIRGRGGNDILRGGPGVDVVYGGAGRDNCTGEVKHGC; via the coding sequence ATGCACACCAATCTTCGGCGTACGGCGGGTGCGCTCGCCCTCGTGACGGGTGGGGCCCTGTGGGCCACGACCGTCGTCTCCGGGACGGCGTACGCCGTCGACCCGCCGCTGTGCAACGGCAAGCCGGCGACGATCGTCGGCACCGACGGCGACGACGTCCTCACCGGCACGACCGGCGACGACGTCGTCTACCTCGGCAAGGGCAACGACAAGTTCGACGGCCTCGAGGGCAACGACACCATCTGCGGCGGCGACGGCAACGACACCATCGACGGCGGCGCGGGCGACGACTGGATCGACGGCGGGGCCGGCGACGACAAGATCACCGTCCTCGAGGGCCACGACGTCGTCTTCGGCGGCGACGGCGACGACACCATCACCTCGAAGGTCCCCGCGGCCGACATCAGCGCGGGCGCGGGCGACGACATCGCCTACGTCAGCTTCCTGACCAGCCCCAGCATCCTGAAGATGAACGCCGGCGACGACACCATCGTCTTCGACCGCACCTCGGCGGAGCTGCGTGGCGGCAAGGGCGAGGACGCCTTCCTGGTCGGCACCCCGGCGCCGGCGACGGGTGAGCCGACCCCGGGCCTGAACACCGCGACCACCTCGGTGCTCAAGGGCGGTTCGGGCGTCGACACCTTCACCCTCGCGCCGCTGACCACTCCGGTCCGGCTCGACGTAGCCGCCGGCTGGGCCACCTGGGAGGGCGGCAACAAGCCGACCCTGAAGGGCTTCCAGGCCTACATCGGCGGTGCCGGCAACGACACCCTGCTCGGCAGCGACCGTCCCGAGACGATCCGCGGCAAGGCGGGCGACGACGTGATCCGCGGCCGCGGCGGCAACGACATCCTGCGCGGTGGCCCGGGCGTCGACGTGGTCTACGGCGGTGCCGGGCGCGACAACTGCACCGGCGAGGTCAAGCACGGCTGCTGA
- the mutM gene encoding bifunctional DNA-formamidopyrimidine glycosylase/DNA-(apurinic or apyrimidinic site) lyase, which produces MPELPEVEVVRAGLERHVTGATIAAVDVLHDRPVRRHPSGASGFAAALTGRRIEGARRRGKYLWLPLDDGNAILGHLGMSGQMLVQPVDAPAERHLRVRFALTGTDHGRELRFVDQRMFGGLSVSLDGAVLPPEIAHIARDPLDPEFDDELFVARLRRRTSGVKRLLLDQGLISGVGNIYADESLWRARLHGERPGDRLSRAKAVELLSHARDVMNEALAQGGTSFDALYVNVNGESGYFDRSLHAYGREGEPCDRCGTPIRRVAFMNRSSYFCPRCQRRS; this is translated from the coding sequence ATGCCCGAGCTCCCCGAGGTCGAGGTCGTCCGTGCCGGCCTCGAGCGCCACGTCACCGGCGCCACCATCGCCGCCGTCGACGTCCTCCACGACCGGCCGGTGCGACGCCACCCGAGCGGGGCGTCCGGCTTCGCGGCCGCGCTGACCGGCCGCCGGATCGAGGGCGCCCGCCGACGCGGCAAGTACCTCTGGCTCCCGCTCGACGACGGCAACGCGATCCTCGGTCACCTCGGCATGAGCGGCCAGATGCTGGTGCAGCCGGTCGACGCCCCGGCCGAGCGGCACCTCCGGGTGCGCTTCGCGCTCACCGGCACCGACCACGGCCGCGAGCTGCGCTTCGTCGACCAGCGGATGTTCGGCGGGCTCTCCGTCTCGCTCGACGGCGCCGTCCTGCCTCCCGAGATCGCCCACATCGCCCGCGACCCGCTCGACCCGGAGTTCGACGACGAGCTGTTCGTCGCCCGGCTGCGCCGGCGTACCTCGGGCGTCAAGCGGCTGCTGCTCGACCAGGGCCTGATCTCGGGCGTCGGCAACATCTACGCCGACGAGTCCCTCTGGCGGGCTCGGCTCCACGGCGAGCGCCCCGGCGACCGGCTCAGCCGGGCCAAGGCCGTCGAGCTGCTCTCCCACGCCCGCGACGTGATGAACGAGGCGCTGGCCCAGGGCGGCACCTCTTTCGACGCGCTCTACGTCAACGTCAACGGCGAGTCCGGCTACTTCGACCGCTCGCTGCACGCCTACGGCCGCGAGGGCGAGCCCTGCGACCGGTGCGGTACGCCGATCCGCCGGGTCGCCTTCATGAACCGGTCGTCGTACTTCTGCCCGAGGTGTCAGCGCCGGTCGTAG
- a CDS encoding DAK2 domain-containing protein, whose product MDERTVPGEGRSGIALSSVVRFVDIAVDALAGAREEVDALNVYPVPDGDTGTNMYLTVVAARDAIRTTLGEDADDPDRVADIGVPLAALARGALLGARGNSGVILSEMLGAAARRIAAATPRERNGVVMAEALQQASAASYAAVGEPVEGTMLTVMRAAAEAGTTAATVPGARSSDVLTAAAAAAREALGHTPEQLDVLAQAGVVDAGGRGLSVILDAAETVLTGRRPIPVTAPLGSHLIPVPHVEPAGDELSADGPAYEVMYLLDTDDDQAPRLRERLGELGDSVVVVGRDGLWNVHVHTDDVGAAIEVGLEAGRPHRIRVTHFAEQIAAQSAAQTTADTLAPLAGRRVVAVAAGPGLAALFEEAGAEVVLGGPGRRPSTGELLEAITRCGAREVVVLPNDEPTIRAALAAASTAEADHGTRGLRVAVIPTHTQVQGLAAVAVHEPGRAFDQDVTEMTATARHVRHGAVTIAARQAMTMAGPCEPGDALGVIAGDFAVVGDDLGAVALVVLDRLLAAGGELVTIVSGVDGEGLVDRATAWVEEFHPHVDVVVYDGGQERYPLLMSVE is encoded by the coding sequence ATGGACGAGCGGACGGTGCCCGGGGAGGGGCGGAGCGGGATCGCGCTCTCGTCCGTGGTCCGGTTCGTCGACATCGCGGTGGACGCCCTGGCGGGCGCGCGCGAGGAGGTCGACGCCCTCAACGTCTATCCGGTGCCCGACGGCGACACCGGCACCAACATGTACCTCACCGTCGTCGCGGCCCGCGACGCCATCCGTACGACGCTCGGCGAGGACGCCGACGACCCCGACCGGGTGGCCGACATCGGGGTTCCCCTGGCGGCGCTCGCGCGCGGCGCCCTGCTCGGCGCGCGCGGCAACTCGGGGGTGATCCTCAGCGAGATGCTGGGTGCCGCCGCGCGCCGGATCGCCGCGGCGACGCCGCGGGAGCGCAACGGCGTGGTCATGGCCGAGGCGCTCCAGCAGGCCTCGGCCGCGAGCTATGCCGCGGTGGGGGAGCCGGTCGAGGGCACCATGCTGACCGTGATGCGTGCCGCCGCCGAAGCAGGTACGACGGCCGCCACCGTCCCGGGTGCCCGCAGCAGCGACGTGCTCACGGCCGCGGCCGCCGCGGCCCGTGAGGCGCTGGGGCACACCCCCGAGCAGCTCGACGTGCTCGCCCAGGCCGGGGTGGTGGACGCGGGCGGGCGGGGGCTGTCGGTGATCCTGGACGCGGCGGAGACGGTGCTGACCGGTCGCCGGCCGATCCCGGTGACGGCGCCGCTCGGCAGCCACCTGATCCCGGTGCCCCATGTGGAGCCGGCGGGCGACGAGCTGAGTGCCGACGGCCCGGCGTACGAGGTGATGTACCTGCTCGACACCGACGACGACCAGGCGCCTCGGCTGCGGGAGCGGCTCGGCGAGCTGGGGGACTCGGTGGTCGTGGTGGGCCGCGACGGGCTCTGGAACGTCCACGTCCACACCGACGACGTCGGCGCCGCGATCGAGGTCGGCCTGGAGGCGGGGCGGCCGCACCGGATCCGGGTGACCCACTTCGCCGAGCAGATCGCCGCGCAGTCCGCGGCCCAGACCACCGCCGACACCCTGGCCCCCCTCGCGGGCCGTCGGGTGGTCGCGGTGGCGGCGGGGCCCGGGCTGGCGGCGCTGTTCGAGGAGGCCGGCGCCGAGGTCGTCCTCGGCGGTCCGGGCCGGCGCCCCTCGACCGGCGAGCTGCTGGAGGCGATCACCAGGTGCGGGGCCCGCGAGGTGGTGGTGCTCCCCAACGACGAGCCGACCATCCGGGCCGCGCTGGCCGCCGCGAGCACCGCGGAGGCCGACCACGGCACCCGCGGCCTGCGGGTCGCGGTGATCCCGACCCACACCCAGGTCCAGGGCCTGGCGGCGGTCGCGGTCCACGAGCCGGGTCGCGCGTTCGACCAGGACGTCACCGAGATGACCGCGACCGCCCGCCACGTGCGCCACGGCGCGGTGACCATCGCCGCCCGGCAGGCGATGACCATGGCCGGCCCCTGCGAGCCGGGTGACGCCCTCGGCGTGATCGCCGGCGACTTCGCCGTCGTCGGCGACGACCTCGGCGCGGTGGCGCTCGTCGTCCTCGACCGGCTGCTGGCGGCGGGAGGCGAGCTGGTCACCATCGTCAGCGGCGTCGACGGCGAGGGCCTGGTCGACCGCGCGACGGCCTGGGTCGAGGAGTTCCACCCCCATGTCGACGTCGTGGTGTACGACGGTGGCCAGGAGCGCTACCCGCTGCTGATGTCCGTCGAATGA
- a CDS encoding RNA polymerase sigma factor, with translation MGELGEVPGPPAVRALTVERGAVLTAPVPPRTADPLGEPLARALDGDEGAFGEVWRLLHPPLLRYLRVRERDSAEDIAAETWLHVVRDLHRFSGGPAEFRAWVFTLGRHRAIDAGRARAARPSTPTAEVIDIGTAPSAEAAALERADTEAAVRLVATLPAAQAEMVMLRVVAGLSVAEVAAIVDKKPGTVAVNVHRALKKLATTQESRTRRGVSR, from the coding sequence GTGGGCGAGCTCGGGGAGGTTCCCGGACCTCCCGCCGTCCGTGCCCTGACCGTCGAGCGAGGAGCCGTCCTGACCGCGCCCGTGCCCCCGCGCACCGCCGATCCCCTCGGCGAGCCGCTGGCCCGGGCCCTCGACGGCGACGAGGGCGCCTTCGGCGAGGTCTGGCGGCTGCTCCACCCGCCGCTGCTGCGCTACCTGCGGGTGCGCGAGCGGGACAGCGCGGAGGACATCGCCGCGGAGACCTGGCTGCACGTCGTGCGCGACCTGCACCGCTTCTCCGGTGGGCCGGCCGAGTTCCGCGCCTGGGTGTTCACCCTCGGCCGGCACCGCGCGATCGACGCCGGCCGCGCCCGGGCCGCGCGCCCCAGCACGCCCACCGCCGAGGTGATCGACATCGGCACCGCGCCCAGCGCGGAGGCCGCCGCACTCGAGCGGGCCGACACCGAGGCGGCCGTCCGTCTGGTGGCCACCTTGCCCGCGGCCCAGGCCGAGATGGTGATGCTGCGGGTGGTGGCCGGGCTCTCGGTGGCCGAGGTCGCCGCGATCGTCGACAAGAAGCCCGGCACGGTGGCGGTCAACGTCCATCGCGCGTTGAAGAAGCTGGCCACGACACAGGAGAGCCGCACCAGGAGGGGGGTGAGCAGATGA
- the rsmD gene encoding 16S rRNA (guanine(966)-N(2))-methyltransferase RsmD, which translates to MTRIIAGRAGGRRLQTPKGDQTRPTSDRVREALFSAIEAWAGSLHDLRFLDLYAGSGAIGLEAWSRGAAAVTLVEADRRTAELVRANARAVGCEVADVVARSVATVLAEPARAAYDLVFSDPPYPLSDGAVAADLALLVEHGWLADGALVVVERSRRSPEPAWPAGLRPLAGKRCLKKYGETHLWLAERNEPDSLGP; encoded by the coding sequence GTGACCCGCATCATCGCCGGCCGCGCCGGCGGCCGCCGGCTGCAGACCCCCAAGGGCGACCAGACCCGCCCCACGAGCGACCGGGTCCGCGAGGCGCTGTTCTCCGCGATCGAGGCCTGGGCCGGCTCGCTCCACGACCTGCGCTTCCTGGACCTGTACGCCGGGTCGGGTGCGATCGGCCTCGAGGCCTGGTCCCGAGGCGCCGCGGCCGTGACCCTCGTCGAGGCCGACCGGCGCACGGCCGAGCTGGTCCGCGCCAACGCCCGCGCGGTCGGGTGCGAGGTGGCCGACGTGGTCGCCCGCTCGGTCGCCACGGTGCTCGCCGAGCCCGCGCGGGCGGCGTACGACCTGGTGTTCAGCGACCCGCCCTACCCGCTGTCCGACGGGGCGGTCGCGGCCGATCTCGCGCTCCTCGTCGAGCACGGCTGGCTCGCCGACGGCGCGCTGGTGGTCGTGGAGCGCTCACGCCGCAGCCCCGAGCCGGCCTGGCCCGCGGGCCTGCGACCGCTCGCGGGCAAGCGCTGCCTGAAGAAGTACGGCGAGACCCACCTGTGGCTGGCCGAGCGGAACGAGCCCGATAGCCTCGGCCCATGA
- the rnc gene encoding ribonuclease III, with product MTHRSYAYENGGLPTNERLEFLGDSVLGVVVTETLYLAHPDLSEGRLAKLRAAVVNARALAGVAREIGLGAHIKLGRGEEATGGRDKASILSDTVEAVIGAVHLSGGIEVSSTLVHRLFDPLIEAASALGAGLDWKTSLQELAADQSLGVPEYVIEDDGPDHMKTFTAQVRVGDRLYGNGTGRSKKEAEQGAAETAYGEIAATLGLDADGRPVADGRSSSAGG from the coding sequence ATGACGCACCGCTCCTACGCCTACGAGAACGGTGGTCTTCCGACCAACGAGAGGCTGGAGTTCCTCGGCGACTCGGTGCTGGGCGTCGTGGTCACCGAGACGCTCTACCTGGCGCATCCGGACCTCTCCGAGGGCCGGCTCGCCAAGCTGCGCGCGGCCGTCGTCAACGCCCGCGCGCTGGCCGGCGTCGCCCGTGAGATCGGGCTGGGCGCCCACATCAAGCTGGGCCGCGGCGAGGAGGCGACCGGCGGTCGCGACAAGGCCTCGATCCTGTCCGACACGGTCGAGGCCGTGATCGGCGCGGTCCACCTCAGCGGCGGCATCGAGGTCTCCTCGACCCTGGTCCACCGCCTCTTCGACCCGCTCATCGAGGCGGCCTCCGCCCTCGGCGCGGGCCTCGACTGGAAGACCTCGCTGCAGGAGCTGGCCGCCGACCAGTCCCTCGGCGTGCCGGAGTACGTCATCGAGGACGACGGTCCCGACCACATGAAGACCTTCACCGCGCAGGTCCGGGTCGGCGACAGGCTCTACGGCAACGGCACCGGCCGCTCCAAGAAGGAGGCCGAACAGGGCGCCGCCGAGACGGCGTACGGCGAGATCGCCGCCACCCTCGGGCTCGACGCCGACGGCCGCCCCGTCGCCGACGGCCGCTCGAGCTCCGCCGGCGGCTGA
- a CDS encoding calcium-binding protein — protein sequence MNRRTRAVTSLAALATGGALWVAVGVPATAGAAAPPECGGRPATVVGTEGDDVLVGTAGDDVAFLGKGNDRFDAYGGNDVVCGGDGNDIVLAGDGNDIVNGGEGDDWIDAGAGDDKVSVLAGRDGVLGGDGADTITVRVPVADVHAGAGNDIVYASWLTTPLRMNSGDDTVVFHNTSGDVRGGRGDDVFLEAAPDPVFVDQPDLNRATTSLLLGGSGEDTFTLVTQSAPVRLDAALGLATWQDNAARLRGMQVYVGGIGNDVLLGSDRGETIRGKAGEDVVRGRAGDDRLRGGPGVDVVYGGAGRDDCTGEARHSC from the coding sequence ATGAACCGTCGAACTCGGGCAGTGACGAGTCTGGCCGCGTTGGCGACGGGCGGCGCCCTCTGGGTCGCCGTCGGCGTCCCGGCCACCGCCGGTGCCGCGGCCCCACCCGAGTGTGGTGGCCGGCCGGCGACGGTCGTCGGGACGGAGGGCGACGACGTCCTCGTCGGGACGGCGGGTGACGACGTCGCCTTCCTCGGCAAGGGCAACGACCGCTTCGACGCCTACGGCGGCAATGACGTCGTCTGCGGTGGCGACGGCAACGACATCGTGCTCGCCGGCGACGGCAACGACATCGTCAACGGCGGGGAGGGCGACGACTGGATCGACGCCGGCGCGGGCGACGACAAGGTCAGCGTGCTCGCCGGTCGCGACGGCGTGCTGGGCGGCGACGGCGCCGACACGATCACCGTCCGGGTCCCCGTCGCCGACGTCCACGCCGGCGCCGGGAACGACATCGTCTACGCCAGCTGGCTGACCACGCCGCTGCGGATGAACTCCGGCGACGACACCGTCGTCTTCCACAACACCTCGGGCGACGTGCGGGGCGGCAGGGGCGACGACGTCTTCCTCGAGGCGGCGCCCGACCCGGTCTTCGTCGACCAGCCGGACCTCAACCGCGCGACCACCTCGCTGCTGCTCGGCGGCTCGGGCGAGGACACCTTCACCCTGGTCACCCAGTCGGCGCCGGTCCGCCTCGACGCGGCGCTCGGCCTGGCGACCTGGCAGGACAACGCCGCCCGCCTCCGCGGGATGCAGGTCTACGTCGGGGGCATCGGCAACGACGTCCTGCTCGGCAGCGACCGGGGCGAGACGATCCGCGGCAAGGCGGGCGAGGACGTGGTCCGGGGCCGGGCGGGCGACGACCGGCTCCGCGGCGGCCCGGGCGTCGACGTGGTCTACGGCGGCGCCGGGCGCGACGACTGCACGGGCGAGGCCCGGCACTCCTGCTGA
- the rpmF gene encoding 50S ribosomal protein L32, which yields MAVPKRKMSRSNTRHRRSQWKAVAPSLVTCANPACGAKHLPHRACGTCGQYGARAERRQVL from the coding sequence GTGGCTGTTCCGAAGCGGAAGATGTCGCGCAGCAACACGCGGCACCGTCGCTCGCAGTGGAAGGCTGTCGCCCCGTCGCTGGTGACCTGCGCCAACCCGGCCTGCGGCGCCAAGCACCTCCCGCACCGCGCCTGCGGCACCTGCGGCCAGTACGGCGCGCGCGCCGAGCGTCGCCAGGTCCTCTGA
- a CDS encoding ATP-dependent DNA helicase RecG encodes MITLDSPLTAVLGAATPAKRKRFAEGLGLQTVGDLLRHFPRRYLETGSLTRIDNLRIGQLLCVVGEIAECEIKSYRDRRTGRPAYRVEAVLRTGGPRLKMTFFAKNQGTAGWQARRVAVGNRGVFLGKADRFRDQWQLVNPAMTIFGMGDEAEGGGDGVEDVLDFGPLFPIYPLTKGVETWDIARAVTFARQVLEPVADLLPDELRAEYDVVGIQQAYDWVHQPDDRDQVARAHHRFRFEEALITQLVLGRRRRARRAEGATARTGGVSEVLAAFDARLPFELTAGQASIGREIEHDLAQPHPMNRLLQGEVGSGKTLVALRAMLRVVDSGGQAALLAPTEVLAQQHYRSIAAMLGDLGEGGTIFGSGEGTRVELLTGSMTKTQRTGPLSRVASGEAGLVIGTHALLQDQVMFADLGLVVVDEQHRFGVEQRAALTDKAAAPPHLLVMTATPIPRTVAMTVFGDLETSTLSELPAGRAPIQTNVVPLAEQPGWIGRVWERVREEVGKGHQVYVVCPRISGDEPEAGQVDAVDVPDEDAPAEETPRPPAAAVEKVVGRLAQGPLAGIRVTGLHGRLPADEKDATMRAFAAGEVDVLVSTTVIEVGVDVANATTMVILDADRFGISQLHQLRGRVGRGGLPGLCLLVSHAEADSPSRERLEAVASTTDGFVLSRIDLEMRREGDVLGASQAGGRSSLENLRVLRDEDTILTAREAAEGLLDADAELGQAPELAAAVRELEQSQLAGFVDKS; translated from the coding sequence GTGATCACCCTCGACTCCCCGCTGACCGCGGTCCTCGGCGCGGCCACCCCGGCCAAGCGCAAGAGGTTCGCGGAGGGCCTCGGCCTGCAGACCGTCGGGGACCTGCTGCGCCACTTCCCGCGGCGCTACCTGGAGACCGGCTCGCTGACCCGGATCGACAACCTGCGGATCGGCCAGCTGCTGTGCGTGGTCGGCGAGATCGCCGAGTGCGAGATCAAGAGCTACCGCGACCGTCGCACCGGCCGACCGGCGTACCGCGTCGAGGCGGTGCTGCGCACCGGTGGCCCGCGGCTGAAGATGACCTTCTTCGCCAAGAACCAGGGCACCGCCGGGTGGCAGGCCCGCCGGGTCGCGGTCGGCAACCGTGGGGTCTTCCTCGGCAAGGCCGACCGGTTCCGCGACCAGTGGCAGCTGGTCAACCCGGCGATGACGATCTTCGGGATGGGCGACGAGGCCGAGGGTGGAGGAGACGGCGTCGAGGACGTGCTCGACTTCGGCCCGCTGTTCCCCATCTACCCGCTCACCAAGGGCGTCGAGACCTGGGACATCGCCCGCGCGGTCACCTTCGCGCGCCAGGTCCTGGAGCCGGTCGCCGACCTGCTGCCCGACGAGCTGCGCGCGGAGTACGACGTCGTCGGGATCCAGCAGGCCTACGACTGGGTCCACCAGCCCGACGACCGCGACCAGGTCGCGCGGGCCCACCACCGGTTCCGGTTCGAGGAGGCCCTGATCACCCAGCTGGTGCTCGGCCGGCGTCGCCGGGCCCGGCGCGCGGAGGGCGCGACGGCGCGCACCGGGGGAGTGAGCGAGGTGCTGGCCGCGTTCGACGCCCGGCTGCCCTTCGAGCTCACCGCCGGCCAGGCGTCGATCGGCAGGGAGATCGAGCACGACCTCGCCCAGCCGCACCCCATGAACCGCCTGCTGCAGGGCGAGGTCGGCTCCGGCAAGACCCTGGTCGCGCTCCGTGCGATGCTCCGGGTCGTCGACTCCGGTGGCCAGGCGGCGCTGCTCGCGCCGACCGAGGTGCTCGCCCAGCAGCACTACCGCTCGATCGCCGCCATGCTGGGCGACCTCGGCGAGGGCGGCACCATCTTCGGCTCCGGCGAGGGGACGCGCGTCGAGCTGCTCACCGGCTCGATGACCAAGACCCAGCGCACCGGCCCGCTCTCACGGGTCGCCAGCGGCGAGGCCGGCCTGGTGATCGGCACCCACGCCCTGCTCCAGGACCAGGTGATGTTCGCCGACCTCGGCCTGGTCGTCGTCGACGAGCAGCACCGCTTCGGCGTCGAGCAGCGGGCGGCGCTCACCGACAAGGCCGCCGCGCCGCCCCACCTCCTCGTGATGACCGCGACCCCGATCCCGCGCACCGTCGCGATGACGGTCTTCGGCGACCTGGAGACCTCCACCCTCAGCGAGCTGCCCGCGGGCCGCGCGCCGATCCAGACCAATGTCGTCCCGCTCGCCGAGCAGCCGGGCTGGATCGGCCGGGTGTGGGAGCGGGTGCGCGAGGAGGTCGGCAAGGGCCACCAGGTCTACGTCGTGTGCCCCCGCATCTCCGGCGACGAGCCCGAGGCCGGCCAGGTCGACGCCGTCGACGTGCCCGACGAGGACGCCCCGGCCGAGGAGACCCCGCGGCCGCCGGCCGCGGCCGTCGAGAAGGTCGTCGGCCGGCTCGCCCAGGGCCCGCTGGCCGGCATCCGGGTGACCGGCCTGCACGGCCGGCTGCCGGCGGACGAGAAGGACGCCACCATGCGGGCCTTCGCCGCGGGCGAGGTCGACGTCCTCGTCTCCACCACGGTGATCGAGGTCGGCGTCGACGTCGCCAACGCCACGACGATGGTGATCCTCGACGCCGACCGGTTCGGCATCTCCCAGCTCCACCAGCTGCGCGGCCGGGTCGGTCGTGGCGGCCTGCCCGGGCTGTGCCTGCTGGTCAGCCACGCCGAGGCGGACTCGCCGTCCCGGGAGCGCCTGGAGGCGGTCGCCTCGACCACCGACGGCTTCGTGCTGAGTCGGATCGACCTCGAGATGCGCCGCGAGGGCGACGTTCTCGGCGCCTCGCAGGCCGGCGGCCGCTCCAGCCTGGAGAACCTGCGGGTGCTGCGCGACGAGGACACCATCCTCACCGCACGCGAGGCCGCCGAGGGCCTGCTCGACGCGGACGCCGAGCTCGGCCAGGCGCCGGAGCTCGCCGCGGCCGTGCGCGAGCTCGAGCAGTCCCAGCTCGCCGGGTTCGTGGACAAGTCGTAG